Below is a genomic region from Candidatus Neptunochlamydia vexilliferae.
CGTCTAAAAAGGTGACCATCGCTCTTGTAACTCCCCTTCCAAAGCTATCTCACCCCTATCTAAAAGGGCAAAGCGATCATCATCTTGACTTCCAGATGCCCAATGAGGTCCCTCTTTCTCAGCTCTTTGCCGAAGTGAAGATTCCTCTAGAGGCGATCCAAGATATTAACATCAAAGTGGGAACCTTAGAAGATGTGATGCAAAATGTTCTAAATGGAGGGAATGATGAGTAAATGGATCCAGTGGAAAGGGCTCTACCATCGAGAGGTAGCTCGCTACTTTAAAGTCCCCCTCCAAACCATCGGCGCCCCGATCGTCAGCACCCTTCTCTACCTCCTGATCTTTGGGGTCAGCTTGGGAAAGTCGATCCATCTTGCAGGCGGGTTTCCCTATTTGGCTTTTCTGATTCCCGGTCTCATCGCTATGTCACTCATCAGAAATAGCTTCGACAACTCAACCAGCGCCTTGATGGGACAAAAATATGTGAACGAGCTCCAGGATCTCCGGACTGCCCCCCTTTCCATCCACCAAATCGTCTCCTCGAAGTCTATCGCCTCTTTGACCCGCGGGCTGATCGTTGGCGCCATCACCTATCTTGTCGGACAAGCCTTTTATCTTTCCTATATGGGACACTTTCTTCCCATCGCAGCCCCTCTGACTTTCATCTACTTCATCGTGATTGGAGGGCTTGCCTTTGCCGGTCTTGGTATCGCGATTGGGATGTGGTCGAGAAGTTTTGAACATGTCGGGGCGGTGAGCATGCTCATCCTCCTTCCCC
It encodes:
- a CDS encoding ABC transporter permease, whose product is MSKWIQWKGLYHREVARYFKVPLQTIGAPIVSTLLYLLIFGVSLGKSIHLAGGFPYLAFLIPGLIAMSLIRNSFDNSTSALMGQKYVNELQDLRTAPLSIHQIVSSKSIASLTRGLIVGAITYLVGQAFYLSYMGHFLPIAAPLTFIYFIVIGGLAFAGLGIAIGMWSRSFEHVGAVSMLILLPLIYLGGVFFNLENVHPFWQTLSHFNPLFYTINGVRYGMLGQSDTSLPLAIGVTFAFALLCHLLALLSLRKGSRYLR